A genome region from Alkalimarinus coralli includes the following:
- a CDS encoding GFA family protein: protein MIGRCLCGGIEYEVTGLSGNIYQCHCTLCRKQGGSSSNSGTVVPMSQLKWLKGEENVKTWTKETGFTSCFCQNCGSPVPNLLRKLAYYWVPIGTLEDGPFKIVANLYQGSKASWAVVSPTGEKFETMPGVQDFIELLGNELHE from the coding sequence ATGATAGGACGCTGTTTGTGCGGTGGTATTGAATATGAGGTAACGGGCTTGAGTGGCAACATTTACCAATGCCATTGTACCTTGTGCAGAAAACAAGGCGGCTCTTCATCGAATAGCGGGACGGTTGTCCCGATGAGTCAGCTTAAATGGCTGAAAGGCGAAGAGAACGTCAAGACATGGACAAAAGAAACCGGTTTCACTTCATGTTTCTGCCAAAACTGCGGGTCACCTGTTCCTAATCTGTTAAGAAAACTTGCATATTACTGGGTGCCCATCGGTACGCTTGAAGATGGCCCGTTTAAGATCGTAGCCAATCTGTACCAGGGCTCGAAAGCATCTTGGGCCGTGGTTTCCCCAACGGGTGAAAAGTTTGAAACGATGCCCGGCGTACAAGACTTTATTGAATTGTTGGGGAATGAATTACACGAATAG
- a CDS encoding winged helix-turn-helix domain-containing protein yields MELLDKINQWHLLFIFAVIFIILFRDSIRRLIDRTEKIDKSGLSAAAPEAQNEGNSNTEKSVDELLNVVGDSLVINDQEARIIADLESRGLDTSGDTVKVLVKHLAGAQLLAAFERIYSIIFGSQIELLKRLNELAGQGRSRQYVEQFFKETKTSAKNTAIAHWKLNQYLEFLFSNALIVQNNDQYHITNLGGEFLAWLVKANKSEQRVL; encoded by the coding sequence ATGGAGCTTTTAGATAAGATCAATCAATGGCATCTGCTTTTTATCTTCGCTGTGATTTTCATTATCCTTTTCAGAGACTCAATAAGAAGGTTGATTGATCGAACCGAAAAAATTGATAAGAGTGGCCTGTCTGCGGCTGCACCAGAGGCGCAAAATGAAGGAAACTCAAATACGGAAAAGTCCGTTGATGAGTTGCTGAACGTGGTCGGTGACTCTTTGGTGATCAATGATCAGGAGGCGAGAATCATTGCCGACTTGGAAAGCCGCGGCCTGGATACATCAGGCGATACTGTAAAAGTTCTGGTAAAACACTTAGCGGGCGCACAGCTACTAGCTGCCTTTGAACGAATCTACTCTATCATATTTGGTAGCCAGATTGAGTTATTAAAGCGGCTTAACGAGCTGGCCGGGCAGGGACGTAGCAGGCAATATGTTGAGCAGTTTTTCAAAGAAACCAAAACATCTGCTAAAAACACCGCCATTGCACACTGGAAGCTTAATCAATACTTGGAGTTTCTTTTCAGCAATGCCCTGATTGTTCAGAATAATGACCAGTACCATATCACTAATCTGGGGGGTGAGTTTCTGGCCTGGCTTGTGAAAGCGAATAAATCTGAGCAGCGCGTATTGTGA
- a CDS encoding helix-turn-helix domain-containing protein has product MDIGDVAKASGLPPSTLRYYEEKGLIQSTGRNGLRRTYKASIIETLALISLGRNAGFSLEEIKTIFTPKRPEIDRTALIEKAEELDEKINELAAIRDGLRHAAACKAPSHFECPKFQKLLRVAGKNRFQQPNKL; this is encoded by the coding sequence ATGGATATAGGGGATGTCGCAAAAGCGTCTGGTCTGCCGCCTTCAACGCTACGCTATTACGAAGAGAAAGGGCTCATACAGTCAACAGGGCGAAACGGCCTAAGGCGAACTTACAAAGCAAGCATTATAGAAACACTGGCACTGATCTCATTGGGGAGAAACGCTGGATTCTCACTGGAAGAAATTAAAACGATATTCACCCCCAAGAGGCCTGAAATTGATCGTACGGCACTCATAGAAAAAGCCGAAGAGCTGGACGAAAAAATTAATGAGTTAGCCGCGATTCGCGATGGTCTTCGCCACGCAGCCGCCTGCAAGGCCCCATCACACTTTGAATGCCCGAAGTTTCAGAAGCTACTGAGGGTTGCCGGTAAAAACCGATTTCAGCAGCCCAATAAGCTGTAG
- the tmpT gene encoding thiopurine S-methyltransferase, translating into MEASFWHQRWELGEIAFHEGQANALLVQYFAKLNLEKGSKVFVPLCGKTRDIAWLLTQGYQVVGAELSELAIKELFSDLEIEPEISEVGDLIHYHGEGIDIYVGDIFSVTAAQLGQVDAIYDRAALVALPEHMRQQYTSHLITITGTAPQLMICYEYDQLVMPGPPFSICDEEVKQHYDGSYRLLLLESSQVSGGLKGKAAAVERVWLLQK; encoded by the coding sequence ATGGAAGCATCATTTTGGCATCAGAGATGGGAGTTGGGTGAAATTGCTTTTCATGAAGGTCAGGCAAATGCGTTGCTTGTTCAGTATTTTGCAAAGTTGAATCTTGAAAAAGGCAGCAAGGTATTTGTGCCGTTATGTGGCAAAACCCGTGATATTGCCTGGTTGTTAACTCAGGGCTATCAGGTGGTGGGTGCTGAACTGAGCGAGTTAGCGATTAAAGAGCTGTTTAGTGACCTTGAAATCGAGCCCGAAATTTCAGAGGTTGGTGATTTAATCCATTACCATGGTGAGGGTATTGATATCTATGTAGGCGATATCTTTTCAGTGACAGCCGCACAGCTTGGTCAAGTTGATGCCATATATGATCGGGCGGCTCTGGTAGCGTTGCCTGAACATATGAGACAGCAATATACATCACACCTGATAACGATAACTGGAACCGCTCCCCAATTGATGATCTGCTACGAATATGATCAGCTAGTGATGCCAGGGCCTCCGTTCTCAATTTGTGACGAAGAAGTAAAGCAGCACTATGACGGTAGTTATCGGTTGCTGTTACTTGAAAGCAGTCAGGTATCGGGTGGATTAAAAGGTAAGGCAGCAGCCGTAGAGAGGGTGTGGCTGCTTCAGAAGTAA
- a CDS encoding SIMPL domain-containing protein gives MEQHSKANAFILGVFIFIGLSSLGYLLGNAAIEFKQFDRSVTVKGLSEREFKADIVIWPIQFTAAGNDLETLYSSIESSTQKIKDFLGQSGISLDEITFSSPAITDKSAQQYGGNAKPEFRYSALQTVTVYSKNIEAVINVMGTLSTLGKQGIVFSGGNYQSQTEYIFTRLNEVKPEMIEEATRKAREVAEKFASDSDSKLGKIKKASQGQFSISARDKNNPHIKKVRVVSTVQYYLSD, from the coding sequence ATGGAGCAGCATAGCAAGGCAAATGCCTTTATTCTGGGCGTATTCATTTTCATCGGTTTGTCATCACTAGGCTATTTGCTTGGCAATGCGGCAATTGAGTTCAAGCAGTTTGACCGAAGTGTCACCGTGAAAGGTTTATCTGAACGAGAATTTAAGGCGGATATTGTTATCTGGCCTATTCAGTTTACCGCCGCAGGCAACGACCTGGAGACGCTTTACAGCTCGATTGAAAGCAGCACTCAAAAAATTAAGGACTTTCTCGGTCAGAGTGGAATCAGCCTTGATGAAATTACATTTTCATCGCCTGCTATTACTGATAAATCTGCCCAGCAGTATGGGGGGAATGCTAAACCTGAGTTTCGCTACTCGGCGCTGCAAACGGTGACGGTTTATTCAAAAAATATCGAAGCCGTTATAAATGTGATGGGCACGTTATCAACCTTGGGGAAGCAGGGCATTGTTTTCAGTGGGGGTAACTACCAATCACAAACGGAGTATATTTTTACCCGTTTAAATGAAGTTAAACCCGAAATGATTGAGGAGGCCACCAGGAAAGCAAGAGAGGTGGCAGAAAAATTTGCGTCAGATTCCGACAGTAAACTGGGCAAAATCAAAAAAGCGTCTCAGGGACAGTTTAGTATCAGCGCCAGAGATAAAAACAACCCCCATATTAAAAAGGTTCGTGTTGTTTCAACGGTTCAGTACTACCTGTCTGATTAA
- a CDS encoding serine hydrolase domain-containing protein produces the protein MTRKTILSAVGLVIASFAVLTALNYATAKRLYHSLTLFNESVIVENFSNMSDIFETVEIEKTAPEHKFGQAYQPLPKTYLYKGEKRDTENFLEKTSTTALVVIRNNDIMFENYYRGTTESDRRISWSTAKSFLSAIFGVAVAEGHIASLQDPVTQYVPELKGSGYDGVSIKNVLQMSSGVRFDEDYGRFNSDINRFGRTMALGGSFDDFAASLEKEREQGEYLHYVSIDTHVLGMVLRNATGREIADYFNEKLWSQIGAEDSALYIVDSYNEPMVLGGLNLRTRDYARFGKLFLDNGQWNGKQIIPAKWVTESTTPDAPHLKPGKRDSSDINLGYGYQWWIPENADQEFMAIGIYDQYIYVNQKAGVVIVKNSANINFMDNGFESATETVEVFRSIVATL, from the coding sequence ATGACAAGGAAAACGATACTCTCGGCTGTTGGATTGGTTATCGCTTCATTCGCGGTATTAACGGCGCTCAACTATGCAACAGCCAAAAGGCTTTATCACTCACTGACCCTCTTTAATGAAAGCGTTATCGTCGAGAACTTTTCAAATATGAGCGACATATTTGAGACAGTCGAAATTGAAAAAACAGCGCCTGAACATAAATTCGGTCAAGCCTATCAACCGCTGCCAAAAACCTATTTATACAAAGGGGAAAAAAGGGATACCGAGAACTTTTTAGAAAAAACCAGTACCACCGCACTGGTTGTCATAAGAAACAACGATATTATGTTTGAAAACTACTATCGTGGCACAACCGAGAGCGATCGCCGCATATCCTGGTCGACAGCAAAATCATTCCTTTCCGCTATTTTTGGGGTCGCCGTTGCAGAGGGCCATATAGCTAGCCTGCAAGATCCTGTTACTCAATACGTCCCCGAGCTGAAAGGCTCAGGCTACGACGGCGTATCAATAAAAAACGTACTTCAAATGTCCAGCGGCGTCAGGTTTGATGAAGACTATGGTCGATTCAATTCAGATATTAACCGCTTCGGAAGAACCATGGCATTAGGTGGCTCGTTTGACGACTTCGCAGCGTCGCTTGAAAAAGAGCGAGAACAGGGTGAGTACCTGCATTATGTCAGCATCGACACCCATGTGTTAGGCATGGTTTTGCGTAATGCCACCGGCAGAGAGATCGCCGATTACTTCAATGAGAAGCTATGGTCGCAAATAGGCGCCGAAGACAGCGCACTGTACATTGTTGACTCCTACAATGAACCGATGGTGCTAGGCGGGCTTAACCTGCGCACCCGTGACTACGCCAGATTTGGCAAGTTATTCCTTGATAATGGGCAGTGGAATGGGAAACAGATTATCCCCGCAAAATGGGTTACTGAATCAACGACACCTGACGCGCCACATTTAAAACCAGGCAAGCGAGATAGTTCAGATATCAATTTGGGATACGGCTATCAATGGTGGATTCCAGAAAATGCCGATCAGGAGTTTATGGCGATAGGGATCTACGATCAGTATATTTATGTAAACCAAAAAGCAGGCGTTGTGATTGTTAAGAACTCAGCCAACATCAACTTCATGGATAACGGTTTCGAATCCGCCACCGAAACAGTTGAAGTATTCAGATCTATTGTTGCGACTTTATAA
- a CDS encoding TetR/AcrR family transcriptional regulator translates to MGRHSKSEEKRKIILDAFERVILREGYANASQRKIAKEADMNQPMIHHYFSGGEEMLTAFLERVVNRYMSALQQFTADDASPSLEKMISFLCSEDFHQVSLQNEVFFALIGQGGHSAQTFEQMSNIYQFFFNEIAQYLKMAGVNNGDRVAYTMMCMIIGHDWAKKLGFGEQRNAQMATILSRLASEP, encoded by the coding sequence ATGGGTCGCCACAGTAAGTCTGAAGAAAAAAGAAAAATTATTCTGGATGCATTCGAGCGAGTGATACTAAGAGAAGGTTATGCCAATGCTTCTCAACGAAAAATTGCTAAAGAAGCAGACATGAACCAGCCGATGATTCATCACTACTTCTCGGGTGGAGAAGAGATGTTGACTGCTTTTTTAGAGCGGGTTGTTAATAGATACATGTCCGCGTTGCAGCAGTTTACGGCGGATGACGCCTCACCTTCATTAGAGAAAATGATCAGTTTTTTGTGTTCGGAAGACTTTCATCAAGTCAGCTTACAGAATGAAGTGTTCTTTGCGCTGATTGGCCAGGGCGGGCATAGCGCTCAAACATTCGAACAGATGTCGAATATTTACCAGTTCTTTTTTAATGAGATTGCTCAGTACCTTAAGATGGCAGGGGTAAACAACGGTGACCGCGTTGCCTATACCATGATGTGTATGATCATTGGTCACGATTGGGCAAAAAAACTAGGGTTTGGCGAGCAGCGCAATGCCCAGATGGCAACGATTCTCTCACGCTTAGCCAGTGAGCCTTAA
- the rrtA gene encoding rhombosortase: protein MRILQVGPKQALTILLALLVPAIIVEGLDHFNLFDARYHRGAIAAGEWWRVLTGHLDHLNWRHLLMNGLCLALLLALFRPLGKPSRTLCLWLVASLLISLLMWFFSPGIRWYVGLSGSLYALVVYAIATDTSYPMIFRLFALGLTVFKVVMEQINGDISFMTQWVSGPVAVDAHLYGVIVGVFLVLVMRLKVFR, encoded by the coding sequence ATGAGAATTCTGCAAGTCGGGCCTAAGCAGGCGCTTACCATTTTATTGGCATTGTTAGTGCCAGCCATTATTGTTGAAGGGCTGGATCACTTCAATTTGTTTGATGCTCGTTATCACCGAGGGGCGATAGCCGCAGGAGAGTGGTGGAGGGTATTGACGGGCCATCTTGACCATTTGAACTGGAGGCACCTGCTAATGAATGGCCTGTGCCTCGCGTTGTTATTGGCGTTGTTCAGGCCGCTTGGAAAACCGTCACGAACGCTCTGTTTGTGGCTTGTGGCGTCGTTATTAATTAGCCTTTTGATGTGGTTTTTCAGCCCAGGTATCCGCTGGTATGTAGGGCTTTCCGGCAGCCTATATGCGTTGGTGGTCTATGCGATTGCGACGGATACCAGCTATCCGATGATCTTCCGACTCTTTGCTCTGGGTTTAACGGTGTTTAAAGTCGTAATGGAGCAGATTAATGGCGATATATCATTTATGACCCAGTGGGTATCCGGCCCTGTCGCAGTTGATGCCCATTTGTATGGCGTCATCGTGGGTGTTTTTCTGGTGCTGGTCATGCGATTGAAGGTATTCAGATAG
- a CDS encoding OmpA family protein — translation MKKLISGLALLAASVPNVNADEIDSGFYIFPSIGYFLLDNNREADDAPTATFAAGYQFNNRFSTEAAYGIINSESDITGKDIDGTYYHVDGLYHLNDDTDIQPYVVAGIGNMDLDVEGTENDDETSYNAGAGFRRHFTENLSLRAEARMFYGHDSNNKDTLLNVGLVYLFGGSSSSSYEEEVDYDSDGDGVLDSDDQCPNTEAGANVDSAGCVIVAAVVKKDSDNDGIEDSLDQCPNTPAGRTVDAKGCELDADQDGVVDGADNCPDTPAEAKVDEKGCQLVIAETVTQTLNVQFPNNSSVVPNSAKSDIKELAVFMTSYPSTKVTIEGHSDSTGEAKYNQYLSERRAKSIAKVLVDEYGIDSSRVDAVGYGEEKPIADNSTAAGRKENRRVVAVIEATKKS, via the coding sequence ATGAAAAAGTTAATTTCAGGCCTGGCCTTATTGGCTGCGTCAGTCCCTAACGTCAACGCAGACGAAATTGATAGCGGTTTCTACATCTTCCCTTCTATCGGCTACTTTCTTCTCGACAATAACCGGGAAGCAGATGATGCACCGACAGCAACCTTCGCTGCGGGTTATCAGTTCAACAACCGTTTCTCCACAGAAGCCGCCTACGGCATCATCAACTCAGAGTCTGATATCACCGGTAAAGACATCGATGGCACCTATTACCACGTAGACGGTCTCTACCATTTGAACGACGATACCGACATTCAGCCTTATGTTGTGGCAGGTATCGGTAACATGGATCTTGACGTAGAAGGTACTGAAAACGATGACGAAACCAGCTACAACGCAGGTGCCGGATTCAGACGCCATTTTACTGAAAACCTGTCTCTTCGAGCAGAAGCCAGAATGTTTTACGGTCACGACTCGAACAACAAAGATACCTTGCTGAATGTTGGTTTAGTTTATCTGTTTGGAGGAAGCTCTTCTTCAAGCTACGAAGAAGAGGTCGACTATGACAGTGATGGCGACGGCGTATTAGATAGTGATGACCAGTGCCCGAACACTGAAGCAGGTGCAAACGTTGATAGCGCAGGCTGTGTAATTGTTGCTGCTGTGGTAAAAAAGGATAGCGATAACGATGGCATAGAAGACAGCCTGGATCAGTGCCCTAACACCCCAGCAGGACGCACCGTCGATGCCAAAGGTTGTGAGCTTGATGCCGATCAGGATGGTGTTGTAGATGGTGCAGATAACTGCCCAGACACGCCAGCAGAAGCGAAAGTGGACGAAAAAGGGTGTCAGTTAGTTATTGCAGAAACGGTAACACAGACGCTTAATGTTCAATTCCCCAACAACTCCTCTGTTGTACCTAATAGCGCAAAGTCTGACATTAAAGAACTTGCAGTATTTATGACCTCTTACCCTTCTACAAAAGTGACGATTGAAGGTCACTCCGATAGCACAGGTGAAGCAAAATACAACCAGTACCTTTCTGAAAGACGTGCAAAATCTATCGCTAAAGTACTGGTAGACGAATACGGTATAGATAGTTCTCGCGTAGATGCGGTGGGTTATGGTGAAGAGAAACCCATCGCTGATAACAGCACGGCTGCAGGACGTAAAGAGAACCGCCGGGTAGTTGCGGTTATTGAAGCGACCAAGAAAAGCTAG
- a CDS encoding patatin-like phospholipase family protein — translation MKNDLSHIENVVFAGGGNRCFWQAGLWDVIAEPLNLKPKRVVSVSAGSAMSCGILAGQSHECLRVVKATTASNAKNRYLGNLFKAAPVFPHERLYREMVLEIMQGDAFARLKSGPTNAIQVARIPRWLGPKSAVAIGLMAYQLEKKIKEPVHPTYGRKLGFKSEFINASDCNTPEELTDLILSSSCTPPMTPIMYLDNKPALDGGLFDNAPVHGVPENSGETLILLTRPYRYIPPVTGRIYLSPSEKPPVDSWDYTNPSGIQRTFDLGRRDGEALLKTISG, via the coding sequence ATGAAAAACGACCTGTCACATATCGAGAACGTAGTATTTGCCGGCGGTGGAAACCGCTGCTTCTGGCAAGCAGGACTCTGGGATGTTATCGCTGAGCCGCTTAACCTGAAGCCTAAAAGAGTCGTCTCCGTCAGTGCCGGCTCTGCCATGTCATGCGGTATTCTTGCCGGGCAATCCCATGAATGTTTGAGGGTTGTTAAAGCAACGACTGCCAGCAATGCCAAAAACCGTTATTTAGGTAACCTGTTTAAGGCTGCTCCGGTTTTTCCCCATGAACGCCTGTATCGCGAGATGGTCTTGGAGATCATGCAGGGGGACGCTTTTGCCCGACTGAAAAGCGGCCCAACCAATGCCATTCAGGTCGCTAGAATTCCACGCTGGCTCGGGCCAAAAAGTGCCGTGGCGATTGGTCTAATGGCATACCAGTTAGAGAAGAAAATTAAAGAGCCTGTTCACCCCACCTATGGCCGGAAGCTGGGATTTAAGTCTGAGTTTATTAATGCGAGTGACTGCAACACCCCCGAAGAGCTGACCGACCTAATTCTGTCATCGTCCTGCACCCCTCCGATGACGCCAATTATGTACCTGGACAATAAACCCGCGCTCGATGGCGGCCTATTCGACAATGCGCCGGTACATGGGGTGCCAGAAAATAGCGGAGAAACACTGATTCTGCTAACACGCCCCTATCGCTATATCCCGCCCGTTACTGGCAGAATCTATCTATCTCCTTCAGAAAAGCCTCCCGTTGACAGTTGGGACTACACCAACCCAAGCGGTATTCAGCGCACCTTCGATCTGGGCCGCCGCGATGGAGAAGCGCTGTTAAAAACCATCTCTGGATAG
- a CDS encoding efflux RND transporter permease subunit, whose product MNIPSLAIKNHQFTLVVILLLVALGTASLANMPRSEDPQFDFPMTMTSVVYPGTNPVDMEKLVVDPIEDAINELEDIHVIRTDIEDGVAIIQTEFIYGSDPDEKYDDVVAAIATIRDELPANIRRLKTDKVSPADITILQLAVASPSASYGELKLIAEQLEKKLERVSGVKRVEVKAYPEQQVQIKADLIRLAALDISLEELAQSLRASAANIPGGHVNIGQRRFTVQTSGDFSNIDEIRRTIVRSTGDHVVYVQDVAEVAFGDDLPSYLARHQGVRSVFVTVIQRKGSNIFDITKALNEEVERFKPSLPDSIKVETVLDQSGSVDQRVGEFFNNLLQGLLLVGVATILVLGFRASLVVVLAIPMSILIGLGWLDVSGFGIQQMSIAGLVIALGLLVDNAIVVTENVGRFMREGHDRLTSAVKGSSQVAWAVVSGTLTTILAFFPILLLPSHSGTFIRSMPVTVVITLIASLVIALMLTPLMASRVLKQGNCAKKANSNTDEPEQDAPWVLKQIHRFAHGPYHRMLSFSLKHPWLIMVASIAILLSTLSLFKEVGVSLFPKAEKAQILVNIETAEGSSFDKTYALAVDVEKIIAKHPQVTSVTTNIGKGNPRVYYNITPKREVPNYAQIYVQLEDTRQYRDVEAFISTLREEFKVLPAARVTVQEFMQGPPYVAPIAVRIMGEDLEALRTVAVDIENLVKETEGTVNVDNPVARHKVDIRININRDKAARLQIPIHAIDQAIRTALVGQTIGSYRDEHGEDYAIVIRSAGSKTPHFDALRDVNLKSPVGGMIMLGHLVDIEMKSIIPRFQHHNLERMARVTADVNTGYQTEAVTNAIIAKLDQYSWPDGVHYIIGGEQENRKESFGGMLQALIIALLGIFAVLVLQFRSFIQPLIIFAAIPFAITGAILGLWITGYTFSFTAFIGLTSLVGIVVNNSIILVDYANQLRGSISNNRIAESKQDIAKAIIASGKTRLLPILLTTMTTIGGLLPLTLSGSSMWSPMGWAIIGGLVVSTLLTLLVVPVLYQWLTKPEPLAEGRGRGTTQHSLI is encoded by the coding sequence ATGAACATTCCCTCACTTGCGATTAAAAACCACCAATTTACATTGGTGGTTATACTGCTGCTAGTCGCCCTCGGCACAGCCTCTCTGGCGAATATGCCCCGCTCGGAAGACCCTCAGTTTGACTTCCCGATGACAATGACAAGCGTGGTATATCCGGGCACAAACCCCGTCGATATGGAAAAACTGGTCGTCGATCCAATTGAGGATGCCATCAACGAACTGGAAGATATTCACGTAATCCGCACCGACATCGAAGATGGGGTCGCGATTATCCAAACCGAATTTATTTATGGCAGTGACCCTGACGAAAAATATGATGATGTGGTGGCAGCTATTGCCACCATTAGAGACGAGCTACCAGCCAATATTCGTCGGCTTAAAACCGACAAAGTATCCCCCGCCGATATCACTATATTGCAGCTCGCCGTTGCGTCTCCCAGTGCCAGTTACGGCGAGTTAAAACTCATCGCAGAACAACTGGAAAAGAAGCTTGAGCGCGTATCAGGTGTAAAACGCGTAGAGGTTAAAGCCTACCCTGAGCAACAAGTGCAAATTAAAGCGGACCTTATACGACTGGCCGCACTTGATATTTCGTTGGAGGAACTGGCGCAGTCGCTACGGGCTTCTGCTGCCAATATTCCTGGCGGACATGTCAATATTGGGCAACGGCGTTTCACGGTGCAAACCAGTGGTGACTTTAGCAATATTGATGAAATCAGACGCACAATCGTTCGATCTACTGGCGACCACGTTGTTTACGTTCAAGATGTTGCCGAGGTCGCATTTGGCGATGACCTGCCCAGCTACCTCGCGCGCCATCAGGGTGTCCGGTCGGTGTTTGTCACCGTGATTCAACGCAAAGGCAGCAACATCTTTGATATCACCAAAGCCCTGAACGAGGAAGTCGAGCGCTTTAAACCCTCCCTGCCTGACTCCATCAAGGTTGAAACCGTACTCGACCAGAGTGGCAGTGTTGACCAACGTGTCGGGGAGTTTTTTAACAACCTGCTACAAGGACTGTTATTGGTCGGTGTGGCTACCATTTTAGTGCTTGGATTCCGCGCATCGCTGGTAGTGGTGCTGGCTATCCCAATGTCTATCCTTATTGGCTTGGGGTGGCTGGATGTTTCGGGGTTTGGTATCCAGCAAATGTCAATCGCAGGTCTGGTCATCGCGTTAGGGCTATTAGTGGACAATGCCATCGTTGTCACTGAAAACGTCGGTCGTTTTATGCGCGAAGGTCATGACCGGCTAACCAGCGCGGTTAAAGGCTCATCACAGGTTGCCTGGGCGGTAGTCAGCGGCACGCTCACAACCATTCTGGCATTTTTCCCAATACTGTTACTCCCTAGCCACTCCGGTACGTTTATCAGATCAATGCCGGTCACCGTTGTAATTACACTTATCGCATCGCTCGTGATAGCCCTGATGCTGACACCACTGATGGCCAGCCGTGTACTTAAACAAGGCAACTGTGCCAAAAAAGCAAACAGCAATACTGACGAACCCGAGCAGGATGCCCCCTGGGTACTTAAACAAATACACCGCTTTGCCCATGGGCCATACCATCGTATGCTCTCGTTTTCACTTAAGCACCCATGGCTGATAATGGTTGCGTCAATTGCCATACTGCTATCAACGCTGTCACTATTTAAAGAGGTCGGGGTCAGTCTGTTTCCCAAAGCAGAGAAAGCACAAATTCTCGTTAATATCGAAACCGCCGAAGGCTCAAGCTTTGACAAGACCTATGCGTTAGCCGTCGATGTTGAAAAGATAATAGCCAAACACCCTCAGGTGACCAGCGTGACCACCAACATAGGTAAGGGCAATCCACGGGTTTATTACAATATTACTCCTAAGCGCGAAGTGCCAAATTATGCGCAGATATATGTCCAGTTAGAGGACACCCGACAGTACCGGGATGTGGAAGCGTTTATATCGACCCTGCGAGAAGAGTTTAAAGTGCTGCCCGCCGCAAGAGTCACCGTGCAAGAGTTTATGCAAGGGCCTCCGTATGTTGCGCCTATAGCAGTTAGAATCATGGGCGAAGACCTCGAAGCCTTGCGCACGGTTGCTGTTGATATTGAAAATCTGGTCAAGGAAACTGAAGGCACGGTTAATGTTGATAACCCTGTCGCTCGCCATAAAGTTGATATTCGAATCAATATAAACCGGGATAAAGCCGCCCGCTTGCAGATCCCGATTCACGCTATTGATCAGGCGATCCGCACCGCACTGGTCGGCCAAACCATCGGCTCATACAGGGATGAACATGGCGAGGATTACGCCATTGTTATCCGCAGTGCAGGTTCAAAAACACCTCACTTCGACGCGCTAAGAGATGTAAACCTAAAATCTCCCGTGGGTGGAATGATCATGCTCGGCCATCTGGTTGATATCGAAATGAAAAGCATCATTCCTCGCTTTCAACATCACAACCTGGAGCGCATGGCAAGGGTCACCGCTGATGTTAATACTGGCTATCAGACCGAAGCGGTCACCAATGCCATCATTGCAAAGCTTGATCAATACAGCTGGCCAGATGGGGTGCATTATATTATCGGTGGCGAGCAAGAAAACCGTAAAGAGTCATTCGGGGGGATGCTGCAAGCGTTAATCATCGCCCTACTCGGAATTTTCGCCGTGCTGGTGCTACAGTTCAGATCATTTATTCAGCCGTTAATTATTTTTGCCGCCATTCCTTTCGCGATTACTGGCGCAATACTCGGGTTATGGATTACCGGTTACACGTTTTCATTCACCGCATTTATCGGCCTGACCTCGCTGGTCGGAATAGTCGTCAATAACTCCATAATACTGGTGGACTACGCAAACCAGTTAAGAGGTTCAATTTCTAACAACCGCATCGCCGAGAGCAAACAGGATATCGCCAAGGCGATTATAGCGTCAGGGAAAACGCGCCTGTTGCCTATTCTGCTCACCACCATGACTACCATCGGCGGCTTACTACCGTTAACATTAAGCGGTTCATCTATGTGGTCTCCCATGGGCTGGGCTATTATTGGGGGGTTAGTCGTCTCTACATTGCTGACATTATTAGTCGTACCTGTGCTTTACCAGTGGCTTACAAAACCTGAGCCATTGGCTGAAGGCAGAGGCAGAGGAACAACCCAACACTCTCTCATTTAA